The segment TTTGGATGACCCGGCAACCTACCGCCTGTTCGCCGAAGCAAACACGAGCGGCATCTTCCAGTTTGAATCACCGGGGATGCGCGAAATCCTCCGCCGGTACGAGCCGCAACGCATTGAGGACCTGACAGCGCTGAACGCGCTTTACCGCCCCGGGCCAATCCAGGGCGGGATGATTGACTACTTCATCCAGCGCAAACAGGGTGAAAAGAAGGTCGAATACGATTTGCCGGAGCTCGAAGACATACTGGCGGAGACGTACGGGGTGATTGTCTATCAGGAACAAGTGATGCAAATTGCCAACCGGCTGGCGGGTTTTTCGTTGGGCGATGCGGATTTACTGCGCCGGGCGATGGGGAAAAAGAAGCCGGAGGAAATGGCGGCGCAACGCGAGAGGTTCCTGGCAGGCTGCCGGTCGCACAAGGTTCCGGAAAAGAAAGCTTCGAAGATCTTTGACCTGATGGAACAATTTGCCGGATACGGCTTTGCCAAATCTCATTCGGCGGCGTATGCGCTGCTTGCCTACCAGACTGGCTATTTGAAGGTGCACTATCCGGTCGAGTTCATGGCGGCGCTGCTTACCTCGGAAATGGGCAAGACGGAGAAGATCGTCAAGTACATCAACGAGTGCCGCGAGATGAACATTACGGTATTGCCGCCGGACGTGAACAGTTCCTCCACAAACTTCACGCCGGCAGGGGAGGCGATTCGCTTCGGGCTGGCAGCCATCCGCAACGTGGGTGAGAACACGGTGGGCGGCATTTTGGAAGCGCGTCAGCGGTTGGGGAAATTCACGACTCTCTTCCAGTTCTGCGAAGAAATTGAGCTCCGGCTGCTGAACAAACGAGTACTCGAGAGTTTGGTGAAATCGGGAGCCCTAGATTCGCTCGGCGGCCACCGCGCGGAGCTATTTGCCGGACTTGATCGGGCTATCGAAAGAGCCCAGAAGAAGCAGCGAGACCGGCAAAGCGGCCAAGGGTCGTTTGGTCTTCTGGGCGACATCGAAAGGGAAATGGGCCAGTCGCGACCGGTGGGAATGCCCGAGGTCGATGAGTGGCCGGAACACAAACTTCTTGCCTACGAGAAGGAGACGCTGGGCTTCTACATTTCCGGCCATCCTCTGGCGAAATATGCCTCGCGGCTGGAGGAGCTGACGGTGAAGCGCGCGGAAAGCCTGGAAGAAGGGAACCACGGGGAAGAGGTGCGGTTGGCGGGTTTGGTCAGCGGCATTCGCATCATGCGCAGCAAGAAGGGTGACCGCTGGGCGATGGTCGAGCTGGAGGACATGACGGGAATCGTCGATCTACTGGTCTTCCCGGAAGCGTACAGCCGGCTCGAACATTTCATCAAGGCGGATGCGGCGCTGTTGATCAAAGGCAAGTTGAGCATCGAGGACGCGGGAACGAGGGTGATGGTTTCCGATGCCAAGCCGCTTGAAGATGCCGCCGAGCCAGCGCCGACCGTCATTCGCGTCCGGGTGGATCCTGACGCGCTGGGCATGGCCGGTGTGGATTTGCTGCGGGCTCTGTTTGCGCGCAAGCCGGGAAGTTGCCGGGTAGCTTTTGACCTGGAGGGCGACGGCTACCGGGCGACGATGGAGACGGGGAAGGAGTTGCGGGTCAACCCGGACCGGGAATTGGTCGAGCGGTTGCGCGAGATTTGCGGCAAGAATGCCGTCCACGTGATCCGGTAGCGTTTTGCAGGAGTGGGAAGAGAGATGGCCGACCTCAAAGAGCGCGGGAACATTGAGAAGCTCGAGCAGGAGATGGAGGAGCTGGCGAGGCTCGCCGGGAAAGGATCGGGTACGAGCGAGGAGCTGGAGCGGCTGCGGCGGGAAGTGCAGGAGTTAAAGCGCGAGTTTTTTGCGCACCTCTCGGCGTGGCAACGCACGCAACTCGCTCGCCATCCGCATCGTCCCTACACGCTCGACTACGTGCAACGGCTTTTTACCGATTTTAGCGAAGTCCACGGTGACCGGAGTTTTGCCGACGACGCAGCCATCGTCTGCGGCCTTGCCAAATTCCATGGGCGACCGGTCATGGTAGTTGGCCACCAGAAGGGCAGGGACACCAGACAGAAGCTGGCGCGGAACTTCGGGATGCCGAAGCCAGAAGGGTATCGCAAGGCGCTGCGAGCGATGCAAATGGCGGCCAAGTTCGACCGGGCAATCCTCTGCTTTGTGGATACCCCCGGCGCCTACCCGGGAATAGACGCCGAAGAACGGGGCCAGGCAGAAGCGATTGCGCGCAATTTGCGCGAAATTGTAAAACTGGCGGTGCCGATTGTGGTGAGTGTGACGGGTGAAGGGGGCTCGGGGGGGGCGCTGGCGATTGCCGTCGGCGACAAGGTAAACATGTCGGAGACCGCGATCTACTCGGTGATTTCACCGGAAGGATGCGCTTCGATCATGTGGCGCGATGCGGCCCGCGCCGAACTGGCTGCGGCGGCGTTGAAGTTGACGGCGGCCGACTTGCTGGCCATGCAACTGATCGATGAGATTGTCTCCGAGCCGGACGGAGGAGCCCATCGAGATCACGACCGGGCAGCGGCATTGCTCGATCCTGTCCTGCGGCGTTCGCTCGAGGAACTCGACCGGCTCGACAAGGATGAACTTTTGCGACGCCGCTACGAGAAATTCCGCCACCTGGGGCAGTTCTTCCGGTGGGAAGGCAGCTAGTGACGTCCTGTCAAGCGTGTTGCTGGGCACGTTCGGCGGCGTGTATGGACTTTGAGTCTTGATGTCGAGCGAGGGCGAACCCTACTACGGCCGAGCAGCCACCGCGTGAAAACATCCTGGGACCGGCCGTTGGAAGACTTGCCATCGCGAACCGCGATCGCAATCAAGAGCCAAGCATGAGCTTTCTGCTCCCGCTAGGGAAATCTCATGCGTCGAAGGAGACTGTGGAGAGCGTCTGTAATTGATTTGGGGACGGCTATCGGTTAGCATGGAATTTGGCGCAGGCTGGGGAGGAGTGAATTGGCCCGGCATGACATTGTGATCCGGATTGGCGGCGAATCAGGCGAAGGTGTTATTTCGACGGGAGAGCTACTTACGCTGGCTGCGGCTCGTGCCGGCTTCTATGTGTACACCTTCCGAACCTATCCTGCGGAAATCAAGGGCGGTCACGCCATATATCAGCTTCGGTTGAGTGATCATAATCTCTATTCTCATGGAGACGATCTGGATCTCCTCCTGGCTTTCAACCAAGAAGGCTACGACAAGCACTACCTGGAGTTGCGCGAGGGGGGTATGGTGCTCTACGACACCGAAAGCGTGAAGGCAAGCGCCATACCCTTCGCAAAAGTGGGCCTGCCGCTAACCGAGATCGCCAAGAACCAGATCAAGATGCCGCTGGCCAAGAACATGGTGGCGCTTGGGGCGCTGGGGCGACTCTTCTGGATTCCGAAAGACTACCTCGAAAAACTAGTGCGGGAAAAATTTGCAAAGAAGGGGCAGTCGGTCATTGACAAGAACGTCGATGCGGTGAAGGCAGGGTGCGACTACGTGGAGAAAAATTTTCCAGGTCTCGAATCGCTGCGCATTCCGGTGAAGCCATCGGACGAGCGAATAGTGATTTCCGGAAATGAAGCGGTCGGGTTGGGAGCGGTGGTTGCGGGGTGCCGGCACTATTTCGGCTATCCGATCACGCCGGCGAGCGACATCATGGAGTATCTGGCCGGGGTGCTGCCGCAGTTGGGAGGGGTGGTGATCCAAGCGGAAGACGAAATTGCTTCGGTGGCGATGGCGATCGGGGCGTCGTTTGCCGGGCACCGGGCGATGAGCGCCACGGCCGGGCCCGGACTTTCGTTGATGACGGAGCTGCTCGGTTTGGCGGGGATGGCGGAAATTCCCCTGGTCATTGCGGACATCCAGCGAGC is part of the Candidatus Acidiferrales bacterium genome and harbors:
- a CDS encoding acetyl-CoA carboxylase carboxyltransferase subunit alpha; the protein is MADLKERGNIEKLEQEMEELARLAGKGSGTSEELERLRREVQELKREFFAHLSAWQRTQLARHPHRPYTLDYVQRLFTDFSEVHGDRSFADDAAIVCGLAKFHGRPVMVVGHQKGRDTRQKLARNFGMPKPEGYRKALRAMQMAAKFDRAILCFVDTPGAYPGIDAEERGQAEAIARNLREIVKLAVPIVVSVTGEGGSGGALAIAVGDKVNMSETAIYSVISPEGCASIMWRDAARAELAAAALKLTAADLLAMQLIDEIVSEPDGGAHRDHDRAAALLDPVLRRSLEELDRLDKDELLRRRYEKFRHLGQFFRWEGS
- a CDS encoding 2-oxoacid:acceptor oxidoreductase subunit alpha codes for the protein MARHDIVIRIGGESGEGVISTGELLTLAAARAGFYVYTFRTYPAEIKGGHAIYQLRLSDHNLYSHGDDLDLLLAFNQEGYDKHYLELREGGMVLYDTESVKASAIPFAKVGLPLTEIAKNQIKMPLAKNMVALGALGRLFWIPKDYLEKLVREKFAKKGQSVIDKNVDAVKAGCDYVEKNFPGLESLRIPVKPSDERIVISGNEAVGLGAVVAGCRHYFGYPITPASDIMEYLAGVLPQLGGVVIQAEDEIASVAMAIGASFAGHRAMSATAGPGLSLMTELLGLAGMAEIPLVIADIQRAGPSTGMPTKTEQSDLNLAVYGNHGEAPRIVIAPYNVEDCFYSTVTAFNLAEKYQIPVLLLSDQSLSNRTESIPKPDLSKVRVVERVKWAGNGGERYKRYQLTESGVSPMAHPGTADGIHVACGLEHTESGRPNYDPANHMNMVDKRFRKLRAALADFPPVEIYGDRASELGIISWGSTLGAVREATERALEKGIKICSFYPRVLYPLGDGYLDRTLENVKTLIVPEVNSQGQFATLLRRVYSGAIVRQNIYGGLPFRPQTILEKIEEVAETCQKPQLSTTRAR